Proteins from a single region of Desulfolutivibrio sulfoxidireducens:
- the alaS gene encoding alanine--tRNA ligase has protein sequence MMTASEIRGRFLDYFAKNGHQPVSSSPLVPREDPSLLFTNAGMVQFKKVFLGQDQRPYKRAVTAQKCLRVGGKHNDLENVGRTARHHTFFEMLGNFSFGDYFKEQAIRLAWEFLTVELGLDKSRLYATVYRDDDEAFGLWQKVAGLPAERIYRLGEKDNFWSMGDTGPCGPCSEILVDQGEQMSCGPDCGIGSCDCDRYLEVWNLVFMQYDQIEPGKRIDLPRPSIDTGMGLERIAAICQGVYSNYDTDLFQKIIARAAKLAKVAYRAGEETDTALRVIADHSRAVAFLIADGILPSNEGRGYVLRRLIRRALRFGKLLGLSDPFLYEVALAVVTHMGEAYPELLANRDFMTRVVREEEERFAATLDKGLAILSEELDALAARGETTLSGESAFKLYDTYGFPLDIVNDVAGKRGIGVDEPAYRACMDEQKARAKKAWKGSGETDPAVLFLELLESGLKSRFVGYDALSAQSRVVALISVAGRPVERLIAGETGYAVFGVTPFYGESGGQAGDTGTAETLTGLADVTTTLKAGADLTAHHVTVTKGELLLDQEADLRVDEETRLATARNHTCTHLLHAALKKVLGAHVNQAGSLVAPDRLRFDFTHIAALSAEEIVRVEDEVNQAILAALPVSRETMSQEAARAKGATALFGEKYGDEVRVVTVPGVSMELCGGTHLASTGQAGSFLVLSESGVAAGVRRIEAATGKNVLAHTRTLRAEYEQGLKALKAAPGELPGRIKKLFDDIKALTREKEHLAGKLASGRGRDLMDDIVDIAGTKVLTARLDGANIKALREAMDDLRSKLPSGVVCLAAAQDDGKVALILSVTKDLHARFTAPALIKAVSAPINGSGGGRPDLAQAGGTNPEGIDEAFATLKNRLS, from the coding sequence ATGATGACGGCCAGCGAGATTCGCGGACGGTTCCTCGACTACTTCGCCAAAAACGGACACCAGCCCGTGTCAAGCTCCCCCCTGGTGCCCCGCGAGGACCCGTCCCTGCTTTTTACCAACGCCGGCATGGTCCAGTTCAAAAAGGTCTTTCTCGGCCAGGACCAGCGTCCCTACAAGCGGGCCGTGACCGCCCAGAAATGCCTGCGCGTGGGCGGCAAGCACAACGACCTGGAAAACGTGGGCCGCACCGCGAGGCACCACACGTTTTTTGAGATGCTCGGCAACTTCTCCTTCGGCGACTACTTCAAGGAGCAGGCCATCCGCCTGGCCTGGGAATTCCTGACCGTGGAGCTTGGCCTGGACAAATCCCGGCTCTACGCCACGGTCTACCGCGACGACGACGAGGCCTTCGGCCTGTGGCAAAAGGTGGCCGGACTGCCGGCCGAGCGCATCTACCGCCTGGGGGAGAAGGACAATTTCTGGTCCATGGGCGATACCGGCCCCTGCGGCCCCTGCTCGGAGATCCTGGTAGACCAGGGTGAGCAGATGTCCTGCGGCCCGGACTGCGGCATCGGCTCCTGCGACTGCGACCGCTACCTCGAGGTCTGGAACCTGGTGTTCATGCAGTACGACCAGATCGAGCCGGGCAAGCGCATCGACCTGCCCCGCCCGAGCATCGACACGGGCATGGGCCTGGAACGCATCGCCGCCATCTGCCAGGGCGTCTACTCCAACTACGACACCGACCTCTTCCAAAAGATCATCGCCCGGGCCGCGAAACTGGCCAAGGTCGCCTACCGCGCCGGCGAGGAGACCGACACGGCGCTTCGGGTCATCGCCGACCACTCCCGGGCCGTGGCCTTTCTCATCGCCGACGGCATCCTGCCCTCCAACGAGGGCCGGGGCTACGTCCTGCGCCGCCTGATCCGCCGGGCACTGCGGTTCGGGAAGCTTCTGGGGCTGTCCGACCCCTTCCTGTACGAGGTGGCCCTGGCCGTGGTCACCCACATGGGCGAGGCCTATCCGGAACTTTTGGCCAACCGGGACTTCATGACCCGGGTGGTGCGCGAGGAGGAGGAACGCTTCGCCGCCACCCTGGACAAGGGCCTGGCCATCCTCTCCGAGGAACTGGACGCCCTGGCCGCCCGGGGCGAAACGACCCTCTCGGGCGAGTCCGCCTTCAAGCTCTACGACACCTACGGATTTCCCCTGGACATCGTCAACGACGTGGCCGGCAAGCGCGGCATAGGCGTGGACGAGCCCGCCTACCGGGCGTGCATGGACGAGCAGAAGGCCCGGGCCAAGAAGGCCTGGAAGGGCTCGGGCGAGACCGATCCGGCCGTGCTGTTTCTGGAGCTGCTCGAATCCGGGCTCAAGTCCCGTTTCGTGGGCTACGACGCGCTTTCGGCCCAAAGCCGGGTGGTGGCGCTCATCTCCGTCGCCGGCCGCCCCGTGGAGCGCCTGATCGCCGGCGAAACCGGCTACGCCGTGTTCGGCGTGACCCCGTTTTATGGCGAATCCGGCGGCCAGGCCGGGGACACCGGCACGGCGGAGACCCTGACCGGATTGGCTGACGTCACCACCACCCTCAAGGCCGGGGCCGATCTGACCGCCCACCACGTGACCGTCACCAAGGGCGAACTGCTCCTGGACCAGGAGGCGGACCTGCGCGTGGATGAGGAAACCCGCCTGGCCACGGCCCGCAACCACACCTGTACCCACCTTCTGCACGCGGCCCTGAAAAAGGTCCTGGGCGCCCACGTCAACCAGGCCGGGTCCCTGGTCGCACCGGACCGCCTGCGCTTCGACTTCACCCATATCGCCGCCCTGTCGGCCGAGGAGATCGTCCGCGTCGAGGACGAGGTCAACCAGGCCATCCTGGCGGCCCTGCCCGTCTCCCGCGAGACCATGTCCCAGGAGGCCGCCCGCGCCAAAGGGGCCACGGCCCTTTTTGGCGAGAAGTACGGCGACGAGGTGCGCGTGGTCACCGTGCCCGGCGTGTCCATGGAACTGTGCGGCGGCACCCACCTTGCCTCCACCGGCCAGGCCGGCAGCTTCCTCGTCCTGTCCGAAAGCGGCGTGGCCGCCGGGGTGCGGCGCATCGAGGCCGCGACCGGCAAGAACGTCCTGGCCCACACCCGGACCCTGCGCGCCGAATACGAACAGGGCCTGAAGGCCCTCAAGGCCGCGCCCGGCGAACTGCCCGGCCGCATCAAAAAGCTCTTCGACGACATCAAGGCGCTCACCCGCGAAAAGGAACACCTGGCCGGGAAACTGGCCTCGGGACGCGGCCGGGACCTCATGGACGACATCGTGGACATCGCCGGGACCAAGGTGCTCACCGCCCGCCTCGACGGCGCGAACATCAAGGCCCTGCGCGAGGCCATGGACGACCTGCGCTCCAAATTGCCCTCGGGCGTCGTCTGCCTGGCCGCGGCCCAGGACGACGGCAAGGTGGCGCTCATTCTCTCCGTGACCAAGGACCTGCACGCCAGATTCACCGCCCCGGCCCTCATCAAAGCCGTGTCCGCGCCCATAAACGGCAGCGGCGGCGGCCGCCCGGACCTGGCCCAGGCCGGCGGCACCAACCCCGAAGGCATCGACGAGGCCTTCGCCACGCTGAAAAACCGTTTATCGTAG
- a CDS encoding MltA domain-containing protein: MKHLAAGLCLLAVLWACAPSPSVTAPAPATPAVAAVPATPAADGRPWQERISPATQNIAAYESMRPAIRACLTHLAGKPPGDTAMLVGNTVLTWGQLKTTLERLDSLLPELDRDPTLLAAHFTWITADENALLTGYYEPWIEASLAPHPDYPHPIYRSPGKGKKPSRAAIDFGGALRGKGYEIAWAKSLIDIFFLQVQGSGRLLLPDGSTKNVVYGGSNGHKYVAVGRVLVERGDIAEEEKSMQRIRRFFTEHPEKTQEVLSKNPSYIFFKLAEKGPIGGMGTVLTPYVSAATDPSALPYGTVLAVDGPLPGFPEGGPPERFTGLLLAQDTGCMQGHHVDLFCGAGERAAFQAGHMKDPAALRVLVAREALATR; encoded by the coding sequence ATGAAACACCTCGCCGCCGGGCTGTGCCTGCTCGCGGTCCTTTGGGCCTGCGCGCCGAGCCCTTCCGTCACAGCCCCAGCCCCGGCCACGCCCGCCGTCGCCGCCGTCCCGGCCACGCCGGCAGCCGACGGCCGGCCCTGGCAGGAGCGCATCTCCCCGGCCACCCAGAACATCGCCGCCTACGAATCCATGCGCCCGGCCATCCGCGCCTGCCTGACCCATCTGGCCGGGAAGCCCCCGGGCGACACGGCCATGCTCGTGGGCAATACCGTGCTCACCTGGGGCCAGCTCAAGACCACCCTGGAGCGCCTGGATTCGCTTTTGCCCGAACTTGACCGCGACCCCACGCTTTTGGCCGCCCACTTCACCTGGATCACCGCCGACGAAAACGCCCTTCTGACCGGCTACTACGAACCCTGGATCGAGGCCTCCCTCGCCCCGCACCCCGACTACCCCCACCCCATTTATAGAAGCCCCGGCAAGGGCAAAAAGCCCTCCCGGGCGGCCATCGACTTCGGCGGGGCCCTTCGCGGCAAGGGCTACGAGATCGCCTGGGCCAAGAGCCTGATCGACATCTTCTTTCTCCAGGTGCAGGGATCGGGGCGGCTGCTTCTGCCCGACGGCTCCACGAAAAACGTGGTCTACGGCGGCTCGAACGGCCACAAGTACGTGGCCGTGGGCCGGGTCCTGGTGGAACGCGGCGACATCGCCGAGGAAGAGAAAAGCATGCAGCGCATCCGCCGCTTCTTCACGGAACACCCCGAAAAAACGCAGGAAGTCCTTTCCAAAAACCCAAGCTACATCTTTTTCAAGCTGGCCGAGAAGGGGCCCATCGGCGGCATGGGCACCGTGCTCACCCCCTACGTCAGCGCGGCCACCGACCCCTCCGCCCTGCCCTACGGGACCGTGCTGGCCGTGGACGGCCCCCTGCCCGGGTTCCCCGAGGGCGGACCGCCCGAGCGTTTCACCGGACTGCTTTTGGCCCAGGATACGGGCTGCATGCAGGGACATCATGTGGATCTGTTCTGCGGGGCCGGGGAACGGGCCGCCTTCCAGGCCGGACACATGAAAGACCCGGCCGCTCTCCGCGTCCTGGTGGCCCGTGAGGCCCTGGCGACTCGGTAA
- a CDS encoding EAL domain-containing protein — protein MNKRSECDSSLSLRDELIGLGAKSSRKSFYPELKKRLTDIELFNVLLDQAPDAILLMTWERLVILEANAAACRLLGTSRDGLVGESALVFFPMLERAAGLENGQTPADLHIAEMISGEGGVFELSLSGQTVKDRPYAVLMARDVTQRTRMRDELNQRLDELTILNEVSYRSAAAFSVRTATRSIVDSVCAALGPDLVLFFVKKGERLILAEQGPPGAELDAQAFADHVTGQCLCGLTATHGAALYSRDIASDPLCARDECRLAGIRSMAVLPLRLFGEVRGVIAIGSKPPRDFKAHGPFLESLAAVLFTGLQNATLYEEAKDHVEELGRTVRSLRDAERALRESEEKYRLLVTHQNDLVVKVDAKGRFLFVSPSYCDLFGKKEQDLLGQVFLPLVHEDDREATLSAMRTLHYPPHTAYMEQRAMTARGWRWLAWSDRGVLDASGRVVAIVGVGRDVTARREVELALEDSERRLKLALDAANEGLWDWNVETGHVYYSPGYFRLLGHDPDAFPPRYDTWLSLMHPDDREMARAREAEYLQSGMQSYESEFRMRTRDGGWRWILSKSKVVERDGQGQALRVVGTHADITERKEMEGRLRHMALHDALTGLANRTLCLDRIERAVARSKRQPDARFAVLFIDLDRFKIINDSLGHLFGDEVLIQIGARIRQCVRETDTVARFGGDEFFVVLEELESGRIPVKAIKRIREAIAEPIVREGRTIRVTASIGAELWAGNRADAQEVIRNADIAMHWAKSKGRNRFKVFTDRLLHHVVTRMTLERDMDHALRHGEFFLAFQPIVELGGPDEKDRVRGLEALLRWRHPERGLVSPAEFIPIAEDTGKIGEITRHALALACRALAGWRARLPEAGDLYAAVNVSAMDLLRTDILVSIRDALEKSGLPPDRLRLEITETAIMQSGGSTMAVLNDITALGVGLSMDDFGTGYSSMSYLGRLPVDILKIDLGFVRMMDQGPQHLEIVTTIVNLAHNLGMRVVAEGVEHPHQKELLARLGCEFCQGYLFARPVPEDQVPALLREMA, from the coding sequence ATGAACAAGCGCTCTGAGTGCGACTCGTCCCTTTCCCTGCGCGACGAGCTCATCGGCCTTGGCGCCAAATCTTCCCGGAAAAGCTTCTATCCAGAGCTCAAAAAGCGGCTGACCGACATCGAGCTGTTCAACGTCCTTTTAGACCAGGCCCCGGACGCCATCCTGCTCATGACCTGGGAACGGCTGGTCATCCTGGAGGCCAACGCCGCCGCCTGCCGCCTGCTCGGAACTTCCCGGGACGGGCTTGTGGGGGAAAGCGCCCTGGTCTTTTTTCCCATGCTGGAGAGGGCCGCCGGCCTGGAGAACGGCCAGACCCCCGCGGACCTGCACATCGCCGAAATGATCTCCGGCGAGGGCGGCGTCTTCGAGCTCTCCCTGTCCGGGCAGACGGTCAAGGACCGCCCCTATGCCGTGCTCATGGCCCGCGACGTCACCCAGCGCACCCGCATGCGCGACGAGCTGAACCAGCGCCTGGACGAATTGACCATCTTAAACGAGGTCAGCTACCGCTCCGCGGCCGCGTTTTCCGTGCGGACGGCCACGCGAAGCATCGTGGACTCGGTGTGCGCGGCCCTTGGTCCCGATCTGGTCCTTTTTTTCGTCAAGAAGGGCGAGAGGCTGATCCTGGCGGAACAAGGCCCGCCCGGCGCGGAACTGGACGCACAGGCCTTCGCCGATCACGTGACCGGCCAGTGTCTGTGCGGCCTGACGGCCACGCACGGCGCGGCCCTGTATTCCCGGGACATCGCTTCCGACCCCCTGTGCGCCAGGGACGAATGCCGGCTGGCCGGCATCCGCTCGATGGCCGTGCTGCCCCTGCGCCTTTTCGGCGAGGTGCGCGGGGTCATCGCCATCGGCTCCAAACCCCCCCGGGATTTCAAGGCCCACGGACCGTTCCTCGAATCCCTGGCGGCCGTGCTTTTCACCGGCCTGCAAAACGCCACCCTCTACGAGGAGGCCAAGGACCACGTGGAGGAACTCGGCCGCACGGTGCGCTCCCTGCGCGATGCCGAGCGGGCGCTACGGGAGAGCGAGGAAAAGTACCGGCTTTTGGTCACCCACCAGAACGATCTGGTGGTCAAGGTGGACGCCAAGGGCCGCTTCCTGTTCGTCAGCCCCAGCTATTGCGACCTGTTCGGCAAAAAGGAGCAGGATCTCCTCGGACAGGTCTTTTTGCCCCTGGTGCACGAGGACGACCGCGAAGCCACCCTGTCGGCCATGCGGACCCTGCATTACCCGCCCCACACCGCCTACATGGAGCAACGGGCCATGACCGCCCGGGGCTGGCGCTGGCTGGCCTGGTCGGACCGGGGGGTCCTGGACGCCTCGGGCCGGGTCGTGGCCATCGTCGGGGTGGGCCGCGACGTGACCGCCCGGCGCGAGGTCGAACTGGCCCTGGAGGACTCGGAGAGACGCCTGAAGCTGGCCCTGGACGCGGCCAACGAGGGCCTGTGGGACTGGAACGTGGAAACCGGCCACGTGTATTACAGCCCCGGATATTTTCGCCTGCTTGGCCACGATCCCGACGCCTTCCCCCCGCGCTACGACACCTGGCTGTCCCTCATGCACCCCGACGACCGGGAAATGGCCCGGGCCAGGGAGGCCGAATACCTGCAAAGCGGCATGCAAAGCTACGAATCGGAATTCCGGATGCGCACCCGCGACGGCGGCTGGCGCTGGATCTTGTCCAAAAGCAAGGTGGTCGAGCGCGACGGCCAAGGCCAGGCCCTGCGGGTGGTCGGCACCCACGCCGACATCACCGAGCGCAAGGAGATGGAAGGCCGCCTGCGGCACATGGCCCTGCACGACGCCCTGACCGGACTGGCCAACAGGACCCTGTGCCTGGATCGCATCGAGCGGGCCGTGGCCCGGTCCAAGCGGCAGCCGGATGCCCGGTTTGCGGTTCTTTTTATCGACCTCGACCGGTTCAAGATCATAAACGACAGCCTGGGGCACCTGTTCGGCGACGAGGTGCTCATCCAGATCGGGGCCCGGATACGGCAGTGCGTCCGGGAGACGGACACGGTGGCCCGGTTCGGCGGCGACGAATTTTTCGTGGTCCTGGAGGAACTCGAGTCCGGGCGCATCCCGGTCAAGGCCATCAAACGCATCCGGGAGGCCATCGCCGAACCCATCGTCCGGGAGGGCCGGACCATCCGGGTCACGGCCAGCATCGGGGCCGAACTGTGGGCCGGCAACCGCGCCGACGCCCAGGAGGTCATCCGCAACGCCGACATCGCCATGCACTGGGCCAAGTCCAAAGGCCGCAACCGCTTCAAGGTCTTCACCGACCGCCTGCTTCATCACGTCGTCACCCGCATGACCCTGGAACGGGACATGGACCACGCCCTGCGCCACGGGGAGTTCTTCCTGGCCTTCCAGCCCATCGTGGAACTGGGCGGTCCGGATGAAAAAGATCGGGTGCGCGGTCTGGAGGCGCTTCTGCGCTGGCGGCATCCCGAACGCGGCCTGGTGTCGCCGGCCGAATTCATTCCCATCGCCGAGGATACCGGGAAGATCGGGGAGATCACCCGACACGCCCTGGCCCTGGCCTGCCGCGCCCTGGCCGGCTGGCGCGCCCGCCTGCCCGAGGCCGGGGACCTGTATGCGGCGGTGAACGTGTCGGCCATGGACCTGTTGCGTACGGACATCCTGGTTTCCATCCGCGACGCCCTGGAAAAAAGCGGCCTCCCGCCCGACCGGCTGCGCCTGGAGATCACCGAAACCGCCATCATGCAGTCCGGCGGATCGACCATGGCCGTCTTAAACGACATCACGGCCCTGGGCGTGGGCCTGTCCATGGACGATTTCGGCACGGGCTATTCCAGCATGAGCTATCTCGGCCGGTTGCCCGTGGACATCCTCAAGATCGACCTGGGATTCGTGCGCATGATGGACCAGGGACCGCAACACCTGGAGATCGTCACGACCATCGTCAACCTGGCCCACAACCTGGGCATGCGGGTAGTGGCCGAGGGCGTGGAGCATCCGCATCAAAAGGAGCTGCTTGCCCGGCTCGGCTGCGAATTCTGCCAGGGCTACCTGTTCGCCAGGCCCGTGCCCGAGGACCAGGTGCCGGCCCTGCTGCGCGAGATGGCCTGA
- the ercA gene encoding alcohol dehydrogenase-like regulatory protein ErcA: MPTREWKFVAPEIVFGPGCSDRAGRFAGNLGMERALVVSDPGVIAAGWTRLVLESLSRTGIETVLFDRVSPNPRDVEVMLGADVFREKGCDGIVAVGGGSPMDCAKGIGLVAGTGRHVLAFEGVDKVDAPSPPLVCVPTTSGSSADVSQFAIILDTVREVKIAIVSKALVPDVALVDPVLTTTMSPSLTVNTGLDALTHAMEAYVSSVHQPLTDHLAIEAVRLVAANLEKARDHPNDPLARENMMLGSMYAGLAFSNAILGAVHAMAHALGGLLDLPHGLCNAILMDHVAAANYPAAPKRYQAIGRAMGAAIPEDVGGSLGRELVVAAMTAFKKRLGAVVSLGELGVTRAHLADLARAAAADPCMATNPRPLAVEDITAIYEQAL; this comes from the coding sequence ATGCCTACGCGGGAATGGAAATTCGTGGCCCCGGAGATCGTTTTCGGCCCGGGATGTTCGGACCGGGCCGGCCGGTTCGCCGGGAATCTGGGCATGGAGCGGGCGTTGGTGGTCAGCGACCCCGGCGTGATCGCCGCCGGTTGGACTCGTCTGGTCCTCGAAAGCCTGTCCCGAACCGGAATCGAGACCGTGCTGTTCGACCGGGTGAGCCCGAACCCCCGCGACGTCGAGGTCATGCTGGGGGCGGACGTCTTTCGCGAAAAGGGCTGCGACGGCATCGTGGCCGTGGGCGGCGGCAGCCCCATGGACTGCGCCAAGGGCATCGGCCTGGTGGCCGGGACGGGCCGCCACGTGCTCGCGTTCGAGGGCGTGGACAAGGTCGACGCCCCAAGCCCGCCCCTGGTGTGCGTGCCCACCACGTCCGGAAGTTCCGCCGACGTCTCCCAGTTCGCCATCATCCTGGACACCGTCCGGGAGGTCAAGATCGCCATCGTCTCCAAGGCCCTGGTCCCGGACGTGGCCCTGGTCGATCCGGTCCTGACCACGACCATGAGTCCCTCCCTGACCGTCAATACCGGGCTGGACGCCCTGACCCACGCCATGGAGGCCTACGTCTCCAGCGTGCACCAGCCCCTGACCGACCACCTGGCCATCGAGGCCGTGCGCCTGGTGGCCGCCAACCTGGAGAAGGCCCGGGATCATCCGAACGATCCACTGGCCCGCGAAAACATGATGCTTGGCAGCATGTACGCCGGACTGGCCTTTTCCAACGCCATCCTGGGCGCGGTGCATGCCATGGCCCACGCCCTGGGCGGTCTTTTGGACCTGCCCCACGGCCTGTGCAACGCCATTTTGATGGACCATGTGGCGGCGGCGAACTATCCGGCCGCCCCGAAACGGTACCAGGCCATCGGCAGGGCCATGGGCGCGGCCATCCCCGAGGACGTCGGCGGGAGCCTGGGTCGGGAACTGGTGGTGGCGGCCATGACCGCCTTCAAAAAACGCCTGGGCGCGGTGGTGAGCCTGGGCGAACTCGGCGTCACCCGGGCGCATCTGGCCGATCTGGCCCGGGCCGCCGCCGCCGACCCCTGTATGGCTACAAACCCCAGGCCTCTTGCCGTCGAGGACATCACGGCCATTTATGAACAAGCGCTCTGA
- a CDS encoding MATE family efflux transporter, which translates to MRDFPQKGPGAAASGFGYIWRLAWPQVLTMFLYFLIGLADVYVAGRLGREVQASMGMLTQAMFFFMVLATAVANGTVAAVSQSLGAGRPARARRYVGLSLLAGGSVSVIILGLGLAGRDVFVTLLRVPEAMLEPFGYILDVFLLLLPIQYLFIISNAVFRAKKQVMAPLVGWGLAAAVNCAGDFGLGLGLWGLPEMGYKGLAISTFASISLGLAFNLTLLRREGFVSRAAIPPWRWIRRGFPYLFRVAWPSGLMQIVWHSGYLVLYGITASLPTGSVEALAGMAAGVRIESILFLPPMAFNFTAGILVGHYLGAGMPGEAKRTGYRVAAMGTAAAVVCGAVLWPFLDQAAGLLTQDEAVRLQAMSYLRYNILAVPFTVCGLILIGALAGAGATLYNMAVTGPCIWLVRLPLALWLGHVVLGRAEGVWMAMLASQAVQATVMLYVYQFRDWRRFGMSRTRPQSAEAAKPTVL; encoded by the coding sequence ATGCGCGATTTTCCCCAAAAAGGACCCGGCGCCGCGGCCTCGGGCTTCGGATACATCTGGCGTCTGGCCTGGCCCCAGGTCCTGACCATGTTCCTGTATTTCCTGATCGGCCTGGCCGACGTGTACGTGGCCGGCCGTCTGGGCCGCGAGGTCCAGGCCTCCATGGGCATGCTCACCCAGGCCATGTTTTTCTTCATGGTCCTGGCCACGGCCGTGGCCAACGGGACCGTGGCCGCCGTGAGCCAGTCCCTGGGGGCCGGCCGGCCGGCCCGGGCCAGGCGCTATGTGGGACTTTCCCTGCTCGCCGGGGGGAGCGTGTCCGTGATCATCCTGGGCCTGGGGCTGGCCGGGCGGGATGTGTTCGTGACGCTTCTTCGCGTGCCCGAGGCCATGCTCGAGCCCTTCGGCTACATCCTGGACGTGTTCCTGCTCCTTTTGCCCATCCAGTACCTGTTTATCATCTCCAACGCCGTGTTTCGGGCCAAAAAGCAGGTCATGGCCCCCCTTGTCGGCTGGGGCTTGGCCGCGGCGGTCAACTGCGCCGGGGATTTCGGCCTGGGGCTCGGGTTGTGGGGCCTGCCGGAGATGGGCTACAAGGGGCTGGCCATAAGCACCTTCGCCTCGATTTCCCTGGGCCTGGCCTTCAACCTGACCCTGCTTCGGCGCGAGGGCTTCGTTTCCCGTGCGGCCATTCCGCCCTGGCGCTGGATACGCCGGGGGTTTCCGTACCTTTTCCGGGTGGCCTGGCCCTCGGGGCTGATGCAGATCGTATGGCACTCGGGATACCTGGTGCTCTACGGCATCACCGCCTCGCTTCCGACGGGCAGCGTGGAGGCCCTGGCCGGGATGGCCGCCGGGGTGCGCATCGAATCCATCCTGTTTCTGCCGCCCATGGCCTTCAACTTCACGGCCGGCATCCTCGTGGGGCACTATCTGGGGGCGGGCATGCCCGGGGAGGCCAAGCGCACCGGCTACCGGGTGGCCGCCATGGGAACGGCCGCGGCCGTGGTCTGCGGCGCGGTCTTGTGGCCTTTTCTGGACCAGGCCGCCGGACTGCTCACCCAGGACGAGGCGGTCCGGCTCCAGGCCATGTCGTATCTGCGCTACAACATCCTGGCCGTCCCCTTCACGGTCTGCGGGCTCATCCTCATCGGGGCCCTGGCCGGGGCCGGGGCCACCCTCTACAACATGGCCGTGACCGGCCCGTGCATCTGGCTGGTGCGCCTGCCCCTGGCCCTGTGGCTGGGGCATGTGGTCCTTGGCCGGGCCGAGGGGGTATGGATGGCCATGCTGGCCTCCCAGGCCGTGCAGGCCACGGTCATGCTTTACGTCTATCAGTTCAGGGACTGGCGGCGCTTCGGCATGTCCCGGACGCGGCCCCAGTCCGCCGAGGCCGCCAAACCGACGGTTTTGTGA
- a CDS encoding DUF2156 domain-containing protein, with protein sequence MMSFAPVSLGGREEYLERWAKCPVKTSDYSFGNIWGWAEEYGLEWGFSATHVWIRQTRPRVVNWAPIGPWRTPDWAACPVLAGGMELTRVPEELAELWTTAMPGRVEAVEVREHFDYVYSVPELTALRGNRFHKKKNLLNQFLKTYRHDFSDLTPDCVEATLDMQRQWYTWRDSEDPGTLLAENRAITRVLQNWDRLGGGLFGGVLRVEGEVAAYTVAEALSDEMLVIHFEKGRPEFKGVYQAVNQMFLARYGQGFALVNREQDLGDEGLRKAKMSYNPVRFLKKFAVTVHPRE encoded by the coding sequence ATGATGTCATTTGCACCCGTCTCCCTGGGGGGGCGGGAGGAGTACCTGGAACGGTGGGCGAAATGCCCGGTGAAGACCTCGGACTACAGCTTCGGCAACATCTGGGGCTGGGCCGAGGAATACGGACTGGAGTGGGGTTTCAGCGCCACCCACGTGTGGATCCGCCAGACGCGGCCCCGGGTGGTGAACTGGGCCCCGATCGGGCCGTGGCGCACCCCGGACTGGGCCGCATGCCCGGTCCTGGCCGGGGGCATGGAACTGACCCGGGTTCCCGAGGAACTGGCCGAACTGTGGACGACGGCCATGCCCGGCCGGGTGGAGGCGGTGGAGGTCCGCGAGCACTTCGACTACGTCTATTCCGTGCCCGAACTGACGGCGCTTCGGGGCAACCGTTTCCACAAGAAAAAAAATCTGCTCAACCAGTTTTTGAAAACCTATCGGCATGATTTTTCCGACCTGACCCCGGACTGCGTGGAGGCCACCCTGGACATGCAGCGCCAGTGGTACACCTGGCGCGACAGCGAGGACCCGGGAACCCTTCTGGCCGAAAACCGGGCCATAACCCGCGTGCTGCAGAACTGGGACCGGCTGGGCGGCGGGCTCTTCGGCGGGGTATTGCGGGTGGAGGGCGAGGTGGCGGCCTACACCGTGGCCGAGGCCCTGTCGGACGAGATGCTGGTCATCCACTTCGAGAAGGGCCGTCCGGAGTTCAAGGGCGTGTACCAGGCCGTCAACCAGATGTTTCTGGCCCGGTATGGCCAGGGTTTCGCCCTGGTCAATCGGGAGCAGGACCTTGGGGACGAGGGTCTCAGAAAGGCCAAGATGTCCTACAATCCGGTGCGCTTCTTGAAGAAGTTCGCGGTCACGGTCCACCCCCGGGAGTGA